One part of the Gossypium raimondii isolate GPD5lz chromosome 1, ASM2569854v1, whole genome shotgun sequence genome encodes these proteins:
- the LOC105786349 gene encoding protein ABSCISIC ACID-INSENSITIVE 5, producing the protein MVVEDSEVGEVESTLKEVDQQLKNHPLSALGRQSSIYSLTLDEFQHTLCGKNFGSMNMDEFLTSIWNAEENQATNSINNNHHNNGVNEQVSNHVNLSLNETASSKGVARQSSLPRQGSLSLPAPLCRKTVDEVWSEIHKVQQGQGQSNNSNVQNAENTSTRQPTFGEMTLEDFLVKAGVVREPCVPPAVPPHSQHQQQFGLHQASNNPAVGPSFVPRPIMGMGGSGGFGGSTYQTMPPSGVLGDSSRYLNDGKGGGGYQPAAAPPSTAICYNGKVGAAGGFGPGQAMGVVSPISPVSPDGICTNQVDNAATQFGIEIGGLRGRKRIIDGPIEKVVERRQRRMIKNRESAARSRARKQAYTVELEAELNQLKQENTHLKQALVELERKRKQQYFEEWSMKTQTKAQKVKEKLRVMRRNLSGPL; encoded by the exons ATGGTGGTTGAGGACTCTGAGGTTGGCGAGGTCGAGTCCACATTGAAGGAGGTGGACCAGCAGCTAAAGAATCATCCATTATCGGCCCTTGGAAGACAATCCTCAATCTATTCCCTCACTCTCGATGAGTTCCAGCACACGTTATGTGGGAAGAACTTTGGGTCGATGAACATGGACGAGTTCCTTACCAGCATTTGGAATGCTGAAGAAAACCAAGCTACAAACTCCATTAATAACAATCATCACAACAATGGTGTAAATGAACAGGTTAGCAACCATGTTAACTTATCTTTGAATGAAACAGCAAGCAGTAAAGGTGTAGCTAGGCAGTCTAGCTTGCCTCGACAAGGCTCGCTTTCACTTCCGGCACCATTGTGTCGGAAAACTGTTGATGAAGTTTGGTCTGAGATACATAAAGTGCAGCAAGGACAAGGACAGAGTAACAATAGCAATGTGCAGAATGCTGAGAATACTAGTACTCGACAACCGACTTTTGGGGAAATGACCTTGGAGGATTTCTTGGTTAAGGCAGGTGTAGTTCGGGAACCATGCGTACCACCGGCAGTACCGCCGCATTCGCAACATCAACAACAGTTCGGGTTGCATCAGGCTAGCAATAACCCTGCAGTGGGTCCGAGTTTTGTTCCCAGGCCAATTATGGGAATGGGTGGCAGTGGTGGCTTTGGTGGGAGTACATATCAAACAATGCCTCCAAGTGGAGTCCTTGGTGATTCATCACGCTATCTTAATGATGGTAAGGGGGGTGGCGGCTACCAGCCAGCTGCTGCCCCACCGTCAACAGCCATCTGTTATAACGGAAAAGTAGGTGCAGCTGGTGGCTTTGGACCGGGACAGGCAATGGGAGTGGTATCACCAATAAGTCCGGTATCACCAGATGGGATATGTACCAATCAAGTTGATAATGCAGCCACTCAATTCGGGATAGAGATAGGTGGACTACGAGGAAGGAAAAGAATCATTGATGGTCCAATAGAAAAAGTAGTCGAGAGAAGGCAACGCAGGATGATTAAGAATAGGGAATCAGCTGCAAGGTCTAGAGCTAGAAAACAG GCATATACAGTTGAGCTAGAAGCAGAATTGAACCAATTGAAACAAGAGAATACTCACCTCAAGCAGGCTTTG GTGGAACTCGAGAGGAAAAGAAAGCAACAG TACTTTGAGGAATGGTCAATGAAAACACAAACCAAAGCCCAGAAAGTTAAAGAGAAACTAAGGGTAATGAGAAGAAATCTAAGTGGTCCATTATGA